The following proteins come from a genomic window of Populus alba chromosome 12, ASM523922v2, whole genome shotgun sequence:
- the LOC118060668 gene encoding uncharacterized protein — MGKEWYYWGGGKTLKKGGGGSGGGREGGREGEKDTANLSTGCMCAVFQLFALNQFQQQSSNVLQPKSLLPPQDHPIPKGAEAPRNSLELEEEPPLLSSKDGNLNIPIVIQIKTKGVPNDSSSSEISSSPGTKTPNLVARLMGLDLLPDHLTNSPSHSSSSTLGTPNLPPKSHFHYQHCRPQQPRPLHSKTSSPRSCLEHDFSGTRSLPETPRISSARRSDVEHRLSLQINKENVSEDLLLSRLSSLKRIELKVEEENSSPGHYARQIVKQVKESVSRKVGLDITNTVRNREQTRRRDQELELISQYKSKKILSKAPSSTKIVDVTGNSPGNHFVTTTSCSPRLKFLEPKNKPITTLPCKDHNNNSHSQKPSLLLSQKTKPSTKPDLPQVLLQDQCHHQHQQRPSKNCKKGTEEKFDPPPSRLIKKPLKSSDIIRTNKEDPFVLSKSVTRTNIPDKKCKKTPLSNELNICLPTLLPVKKDPTPPATKIPQKQVSNVAQESKWSSQLSSCSSQSYKQQQATRRLDSRENNNEDRCNNGVATNIIPTGDGASGEEYEYITRILKRTGVDKDTPVSFTRWFSPSHPLNPSTFYYLEHLTTPSYVTSTCENNRTLNRRSNRKLLFNLVDEILVDILRPDINMKPWSSTRLGMFSQQDRISHMNGSHLVQMLCTKLRSFPCADCLDLKDIDGLIDKDLAQLKDQSEIAFGEEGERIVMEVEKDIMDTLIHETAMIFYGE; from the exons ATGGGAAAGGAATGGTATTATTGGGGTGGTGGTAAAACCTTGAAGAAAGGTGGCGGTGGTAGTGGTGGTGGCCGTGAAGgtgggagagagggagagaaagataCTGCTAATTTATCTACTGGTTGTATGTGTGCTGTGTTTCAGTTATTTGCTTTAAATCAGTTTCAACAACAGTCTTCTAACGTTCTTCAGCCCAAGTCTTTACTTCCTCCGCAGGATCATCCAATCCCAAAAG GTGCTGAAGCACCAAGGAATAGCTTGGAATTGGAAGAGGAGCCTCCATTGCTGTCGTCAAAAGACGGAAATCTCAATATCCCT attgttattcaaattaaaacaaaaggagtTCCAAATGATTCGTCTTCATCAGAGATCAGCTCTTCTCCAGGAACCAAGACACCAAATTTGGTAGCTAGACTTATGGGGCTTGATCTTCTACCTGATCATCTTACCAACTCGCCAAGCCattcttcttcatcaactctTGGCACACCAAACCTTCCACCAAAATCCCATTTTCATTACCAACATTGCAGACCTCAACAACCACGTCCTCTCCATAGCAAAACAAGTAGCCCTCGAAGTTGTTTGGAACATGATTTTTCAGGCACTCGTTCTTTGCCTGAGACACCAAGAATATCGTCAGCTAGAAGATCAGATGTAGAGCACCGTTTGTCACTCcaaatcaacaaagaaaatgtAAGTGAAGACTTGTTGCTCTCTCGTCTCTCATCTTTGAAAAGAATAGAGCTCAAAGTTGAAGAAGAGAACAGCAGTCCAGGCCACTATGCAAGGCAAATTGTGAAGCAAGTTAAAGAAAGTGTGAGCAGGAAAGTCGGCTTGGATATTACAAACACGGTAAGAAATAGAGAgcaaacaagaagaagagatcAAGAGCTTGAGCTTATTAGTCAATACAAGTCCAAGAAAATTCTCTCCAAAGCTCCAAGTAGCACAAAAATTGTTGATGTTACAGGTAATAGTCCAGGAAACCATTTTGTGACCACAACTTCTTGCTCTCCAAGACTCAAATTCTTGGAACCCAAAAACAAGCCAATCACAACTCTACCTTGCAAGGACCACAATAATAATTCTCATTCTCAAAAACCATCACTACTTCTGTCTCAAAAGACCAAACCTTCAACAAAGCCAGATTTGCCTCAGGTCCTCCTGCAGGATCAATGCCACCATCAACATCAGCAGAGACCTTCCAAGAATTGCAAGAAAGGGACTGAAGAAAAATTTGATCCACCACCATCAAGACTCATCAAGAAACCTCTAAAATCATCAGATATTATCAGAACCAACAAGGAAGATCCATTTGTACTTTCAAAATCAGTTACAAGAACCAATATTCCTGAcaagaaatgcaagaaaacccCATTATCAAATGAACTCAACATCTGTCTCCCAACTCTCCTTCCTGTCAAGAAAGACCCTACTCCTCCAGCGACAAAAATCCCTCAAAAACAG GTATCAAATGTTGCTCAAGAATCGAAATGGAGCTCACAGTTATCTAGTTGTTCGAGCCAGTCGTACAAACAACAACAAGCGACGCGTAGGCTCGATTCCCGAGAAAATAACAATGAGGATAGGTGCAATAACGGTGTCGCCACCAATATTATCCCTACCGGAGATGGAGCATCAGGAGAAGAATATGAGTACATTACTAGAATACTAAAACGTACAGGTGTAGACAAAGATACCCCGGTGTCTTTTACCAGGTGGTTTTCTCCTTCTCATCCTCTAAACCCTTCAACTTTTTACTACCTCGAACATCTTACCACTCCTAGCTATGTTACCAGTACTTGTGAGAATAATCGCACCTTAAACCGTCGAAGCAATCGAAAATTGTTGTTCAATCTTGTTGATGAAATTTTGGTCGACATTTTGCGTCCAGACATCAACATGAAACCTTGGAGTAGTACTAGGCTAGGCATGTTCAGTCAGCAGGATCGAATTAGTCACATGAATGGGTCGCATTTGGTTCAAATGTTATGCACAAAGCTTAGGAGCTTCCCTTGCGCTGATTGCCTCGACCTCAAAGACATTGATGGGTTAATAGACAAAGATTTGGCCCAATTGAAGGATCAAAGTGAAATTGCATTCGGAGAAGAAGGTGAAAGGATTGTAATGGAAGTGGAGAAGGACATCATGGACACATTAATACATGAAACGGCTATGATTTTTTATGGTGAATAA